The following coding sequences are from one Armatimonadota bacterium window:
- the dnaE gene encoding DNA polymerase III subunit alpha: MPPVLAYPVSSNQASDGFERSLAIGRCKEDKKFNCRDASASCANGSMRRDGDEVLAHWREIGQWWERESPLEYRRFVDSMGTIREEHNAFQYRREARTLERLSQMMRVRDEKVAKAMGYAPEPNYQSFKHDDVDPEPYALLFAQSGCAFGRSTMAVQDIFSYAETQSYEATLLADPFSLVGAVEFAKVARELERKPLIGAAFEMEEGGEIVLVAQTKVGYRSLSRLITACHQDEPRLYPLCTWERLERHCEDLLCLTGGDNGPINRLITKDCVDDAEAYLDRFIGLYGAHKVFVQIERCYLPWEIRTNRILLDLAESRKLTAVAGNGVTHHNPADFPAQDMLVCIETLCGIEEIVGRKPLRTLGQPPIVERPRRALNAERYLRSASQMRELFADRPDLLNNTKRLSDLCDGHVLPTRTQLPQFDENEAKKLRSIVREESRGLPRWLSKSTLPRKWQLELELKRIIDRGFAGHFLVAWDMCRWAKSQGIVFSGRGSVVDSAVAYCLGLSRIDAYEHDLHFDRFLPPEDDSKRPDIDIDFEARRRDDVRNYLVQKYGPEHVATVGAIGTFNTRGIVREVGKVLGIPPEDLSYLAKRIHGSVSPARIEAAIEAKPELRNSNIPRERFHLVFDLAKVLQDIPRNLRAHSSGVVISRDPIADTVPVVPSAVDGIQILQWDKRSAKYYFDKFDILCLRGNDVLSDAMDRIQAHTPDFSVFNLPLDDENVYRTMRTGELIGVPQSASPAMRQAHIRIKTKNLKEASLVQAGIRPGVGGAVKLNELILRKNGKKPVPDTHPLLQKILGNTYGLIVFQEQVDMLLQEFGGYTAGQAEEIREDIYKKRREKDVQRIHDEVLGQFLERGHSPEVAEQVYSLVAQFQGYGFAEGHALAFAEISVRSIYCQQNYPTEYFAALLDAQPAGYYGPCTLVNEARNRGVVILPPDVNASNLKYRVEDVIVDGKPRLALPNKGIRVALSEIMNVSKKLLERIVEHRRGYPYTSFYNFVSRVHPNRDELEWLILSGALDDLHSNRRAMLWAIPKALRYANSVRKMNDTLPIFLPEPEMPTDIQDFNVHEKAVQERRLLGLNVKAHLMAFEREKVKSKGGITSAEASRLPSGEKAIVVGNPIRLRFPPTESGKRVLFFDLEDESGLLNVTCFDETYQRYGHNVICHKYVTLRGEAQDRDGHIAFLASHIFPYHAEIYKHLREDESLPLPVADFLVT, encoded by the coding sequence ATGCCGCCAGTTCTCGCCTACCCCGTAAGTTCGAATCAAGCCTCCGACGGATTCGAGCGGTCTTTGGCGATCGGTCGGTGCAAAGAGGACAAGAAATTCAACTGCCGCGACGCGTCCGCGTCTTGCGCGAATGGAAGCATGCGACGGGATGGCGATGAGGTCCTCGCGCATTGGCGAGAAATCGGACAGTGGTGGGAGCGTGAAAGCCCACTTGAGTATCGTCGATTCGTTGACTCAATGGGGACTATTCGGGAAGAGCATAACGCCTTTCAATATCGTCGAGAAGCCCGGACCCTCGAGCGCCTGAGCCAAATGATGCGGGTGCGCGACGAGAAGGTCGCGAAGGCAATGGGCTATGCCCCTGAGCCCAACTATCAATCATTCAAACACGATGATGTCGACCCAGAACCGTACGCACTCCTCTTCGCCCAAAGTGGCTGCGCTTTCGGGCGTTCGACCATGGCCGTGCAGGACATCTTTTCCTATGCCGAAACTCAAAGCTACGAAGCCACCCTCCTTGCCGATCCGTTCTCACTAGTAGGTGCCGTCGAGTTCGCCAAAGTTGCCCGCGAGCTTGAACGTAAACCGCTGATCGGGGCCGCGTTCGAAATGGAGGAAGGGGGCGAAATCGTCCTTGTCGCCCAAACCAAAGTCGGATATCGCAGCCTTTCGCGCCTCATTACCGCCTGCCACCAAGACGAGCCTCGCCTGTATCCGCTCTGCACTTGGGAGCGGTTGGAACGCCATTGTGAGGACCTTCTCTGCCTGACCGGAGGCGACAACGGGCCGATCAATCGCCTCATCACCAAAGACTGCGTGGACGATGCCGAAGCCTATCTTGATCGTTTTATCGGGCTGTACGGAGCCCACAAAGTTTTCGTTCAAATAGAACGCTGCTACCTTCCGTGGGAGATTCGCACCAACCGGATCCTCCTCGACCTCGCAGAAAGCCGAAAGCTCACTGCCGTTGCAGGCAATGGCGTTACCCACCATAATCCGGCCGATTTTCCCGCCCAGGACATGCTGGTCTGCATCGAAACCCTTTGCGGGATCGAGGAAATCGTGGGTCGAAAACCTCTTCGCACTCTTGGGCAACCGCCCATCGTCGAACGGCCGAGACGCGCGCTTAACGCCGAGCGATACCTCCGCTCCGCATCTCAGATGCGCGAGCTCTTTGCTGATCGACCGGACCTGCTAAATAACACCAAAAGACTCTCCGACCTCTGTGATGGTCACGTCTTGCCCACTCGTACCCAATTGCCCCAATTCGATGAGAACGAAGCCAAGAAGCTCCGTTCAATCGTCCGCGAGGAAAGCCGTGGACTCCCGCGCTGGCTCTCAAAGTCTACGCTCCCGAGAAAATGGCAACTGGAACTTGAACTGAAACGCATCATCGATCGCGGCTTCGCCGGACACTTTCTGGTCGCATGGGACATGTGCCGGTGGGCCAAATCCCAGGGCATCGTCTTCAGCGGGCGTGGGTCGGTGGTGGATTCCGCAGTCGCTTACTGCCTCGGACTTTCGCGCATCGATGCCTACGAGCATGATCTCCACTTTGATCGGTTCCTGCCTCCCGAGGACGATAGCAAGCGCCCAGATATCGATATTGACTTCGAAGCCCGTCGCCGGGACGATGTGAGGAACTACTTAGTGCAAAAATACGGACCGGAGCACGTCGCGACCGTTGGGGCCATTGGCACCTTCAACACGCGCGGCATCGTTCGCGAGGTTGGCAAAGTTCTTGGCATCCCGCCTGAAGACCTCAGTTATCTCGCCAAGCGCATCCACGGAAGTGTGAGCCCCGCCCGCATCGAAGCTGCCATTGAGGCCAAGCCGGAGTTGCGTAACAGCAACATTCCTCGCGAACGCTTTCATCTTGTTTTCGACCTTGCCAAGGTCCTCCAAGATATCCCGCGCAACCTCCGGGCGCACTCCTCCGGTGTCGTCATCTCGCGCGATCCCATAGCCGACACTGTGCCCGTCGTTCCGTCTGCCGTCGACGGTATACAGATTCTTCAATGGGACAAACGAAGCGCTAAGTATTACTTCGACAAATTCGACATTCTGTGCCTGCGCGGTAACGATGTGCTGTCGGACGCGATGGACCGGATTCAAGCCCATACACCGGATTTCTCTGTCTTCAACCTACCCCTTGATGACGAAAATGTGTATCGCACGATGCGTACTGGAGAACTCATCGGCGTTCCCCAATCCGCCTCGCCAGCAATGCGCCAAGCTCATATCCGCATCAAAACTAAGAACCTCAAGGAGGCTAGCCTCGTCCAGGCTGGGATTCGCCCCGGTGTTGGTGGCGCCGTCAAACTGAATGAACTTATCCTCCGTAAAAATGGCAAGAAGCCGGTCCCCGATACGCACCCTCTCCTGCAAAAAATCCTCGGCAACACATACGGACTCATCGTCTTCCAGGAGCAGGTTGACATGCTCCTGCAGGAATTCGGAGGCTACACCGCAGGACAAGCCGAGGAGATTCGCGAAGATATCTACAAAAAGCGACGCGAAAAGGATGTCCAGCGCATTCACGACGAGGTTCTTGGGCAATTCCTTGAACGCGGCCACTCGCCAGAGGTTGCCGAGCAGGTCTACAGCCTCGTCGCCCAGTTCCAAGGGTACGGCTTTGCCGAGGGCCACGCGCTTGCCTTTGCGGAGATATCTGTTCGCTCGATCTATTGCCAGCAGAACTACCCCACCGAGTACTTTGCCGCCCTCCTCGATGCTCAACCTGCTGGCTACTATGGCCCTTGCACTTTGGTCAATGAAGCTCGCAATCGTGGCGTCGTCATCCTGCCTCCCGACGTCAACGCCAGCAATCTCAAGTACCGAGTGGAGGATGTGATCGTGGACGGAAAGCCGAGACTAGCCCTCCCAAACAAAGGCATTCGGGTTGCGCTGTCGGAAATCATGAACGTCTCGAAAAAGCTTCTCGAACGCATCGTCGAGCATCGGCGAGGCTATCCCTATACTTCGTTTTACAACTTTGTTTCGCGGGTCCACCCCAACCGGGACGAGTTGGAATGGCTCATTCTCTCCGGCGCGCTGGACGATCTGCACTCCAACCGCCGAGCAATGTTATGGGCGATCCCCAAAGCCCTTCGCTATGCCAACAGCGTGCGAAAAATGAACGATACGCTACCGATCTTTCTGCCCGAACCCGAAATGCCGACGGATATCCAGGACTTCAATGTTCACGAAAAAGCGGTTCAGGAACGGCGTCTGTTGGGGCTCAACGTCAAGGCGCACCTGATGGCCTTCGAACGGGAAAAGGTGAAGTCAAAAGGCGGCATCACCTCGGCCGAGGCTAGCCGACTGCCCTCGGGAGAGAAGGCGATCGTGGTCGGCAACCCGATCCGGCTTCGATTTCCGCCGACCGAGAGCGGGAAGCGCGTGCTCTTTTTTGACCTGGAGGACGAAAGCGGCCTCCTCAACGTCACCTGCTTCGACGAAACCTACCAGCGCTACGGACATAACGTGATTTGTCACAAGTACGTCACCTTGCGAGGCGAAGCCCAGGATCGTGATGGGCACATCGCGTTTCTGGCCTCGCATATCTTTCCGTACCACGCTGAGATATACAAACACCTCCGAGAAGACGAGAGTCTGCCATTGCCGGTGGCTGATTTCCTGGTGACCTAA
- a CDS encoding sigma-70 family RNA polymerase sigma factor, with product MTGRPLVGTPLPTRDMLHSPAKKESAAVVLERELEVLYRVARRMTLNDADAEDIVSQTLLNAFKHWDDFDGKHPRSWLIRILNNEWLYLLRKRKVRSEVDMEATTEPADENFWKVIDVQMDVKDVVNAVDELPEEYRVAVTLCDLEEMTYESAADVLGVPIGTIRSRVFRGRRILRHKLVGIYQS from the coding sequence GTGACTGGGCGTCCCTTGGTTGGGACGCCCCTGCCCACTAGAGACATGCTTCACTCGCCCGCAAAGAAAGAATCCGCCGCCGTAGTTCTCGAACGAGAACTCGAAGTGCTGTATCGGGTGGCGAGGCGAATGACCCTCAACGACGCAGACGCCGAAGACATCGTCAGCCAGACCCTTCTGAACGCCTTCAAGCACTGGGACGACTTCGACGGGAAGCACCCACGAAGCTGGCTGATCCGAATCCTGAACAACGAATGGCTATACCTGCTCCGAAAGCGCAAAGTGCGATCGGAAGTCGATATGGAAGCCACCACCGAGCCTGCCGACGAGAACTTTTGGAAAGTGATCGACGTGCAGATGGATGTAAAGGATGTGGTGAACGCGGTGGACGAACTGCCCGAAGAATATCGAGTAGCGGTGACGCTGTGCGATCTGGAAGAGATGACGTACGAGTCGGCAGCCGATGTTTTAGGTGTTCCGATTGGGACGATCCGATCGCGAGTTTTTCGGGGACGACGTATTTTGCGGCACAAGCTTGTGGGGATTTACCAGTCGTAA
- a CDS encoding aminotransferase class I/II-fold pyridoxal phosphate-dependent enzyme — protein MPRPQPNRVVAKLSDTIPFVAPEELERQMGKPFLARLGANEGVFGASPKAIAAMAEAAQEAQWYGDPISLDLRTELAKRFGTSIDHFVVGPGIDGLFAHIASAFWEPKKKIVTTLGSYPTFNYFVESVGAELIQVPYYENAVDLVGLANAALEHRANAVYVANPDNPSGHFHGVEEIRMLLEIVPDSTLVILDEAYIDFVEPYDISDPRLIRLRTFSKAYGMAGARVAFAFGEPETVRPLNRIRAHFEVNRMAQAGAMASLADDEFLNEVKRKTSEGRTALRGILEENGFASLDSSTNFVLGDAGSRERAEAIVAKLRDHQVFIRKPGQPPLDGFIRVTVGTEKDHEVFADALRQCR, from the coding sequence ATGCCTCGTCCCCAGCCCAACCGAGTCGTCGCCAAACTTTCCGACACGATTCCGTTTGTGGCTCCCGAGGAGTTGGAGCGTCAAATGGGCAAGCCGTTTTTGGCTCGCCTCGGGGCGAACGAGGGCGTGTTTGGGGCCTCACCGAAAGCCATCGCGGCGATGGCCGAAGCCGCTCAGGAGGCCCAATGGTACGGCGATCCGATTTCGTTGGATCTGCGCACTGAGCTTGCAAAGCGATTTGGAACGAGCATCGATCATTTTGTGGTCGGGCCAGGCATCGACGGTCTGTTTGCTCACATCGCGTCGGCCTTTTGGGAGCCGAAGAAGAAGATCGTGACGACGCTAGGAAGCTATCCGACCTTCAACTACTTTGTCGAATCGGTCGGGGCGGAGTTGATTCAGGTTCCGTACTACGAGAATGCGGTTGACTTGGTTGGGCTCGCCAATGCCGCGCTAGAACACCGCGCCAACGCGGTCTACGTGGCGAATCCCGACAATCCTTCGGGTCACTTCCACGGCGTCGAAGAGATTCGCATGTTGCTGGAGATTGTTCCCGATTCGACGCTGGTCATCCTCGACGAGGCGTATATCGACTTCGTCGAGCCGTACGACATTTCGGACCCTCGTTTGATTCGGCTTCGGACGTTTTCGAAGGCGTACGGAATGGCGGGCGCAAGGGTCGCGTTTGCGTTCGGCGAACCAGAGACGGTGCGACCTTTGAACCGAATTCGAGCCCACTTCGAAGTCAATCGAATGGCTCAAGCGGGGGCAATGGCGTCCTTGGCCGACGACGAATTCTTAAACGAAGTGAAGCGAAAAACCAGCGAAGGACGAACGGCTCTACGGGGAATTCTGGAAGAGAACGGATTTGCCAGCCTGGATTCCTCCACAAACTTTGTACTCGGCGATGCCGGAAGCCGAGAGCGGGCCGAAGCGATCGTGGCAAAGCTCCGCGACCATCAGGTGTTTATTCGAAAGCCGGGCCAGCCACCGCTGGACGGGTTCATTCGCGTGACGGTCGGGACCGAGAAGGACCACGAAGTGTTCGCTGACGCCCTGCGTCAGTGTCGCTAG
- a CDS encoding CoA-binding protein, whose translation MSTLSCDITLNTKLTPEQREKYQNSKTIQELLGAAKVIAIVGMSTEPTKASNMVGSYLIDEGFTVVPIHPKADEILGQKVYRSLEDVPFPIDIVDVFRPPNEIPGIVEQAIKIGAKAVWTQLRIINFEAAEQARAAGLEAIVDKCVKMEHGRYGGMLHWAGMNTEVISAQRRKFKR comes from the coding sequence ATGTCAACTCTTTCCTGCGATATCACTCTCAACACCAAGCTGACTCCTGAACAGCGAGAGAAGTATCAGAACTCGAAGACGATCCAGGAGCTTCTCGGTGCCGCAAAGGTAATCGCGATCGTGGGTATGTCCACGGAACCGACGAAGGCCTCGAACATGGTCGGTTCGTATCTGATCGACGAAGGATTTACGGTGGTGCCGATCCACCCGAAGGCCGATGAGATTCTGGGGCAGAAAGTCTATCGGAGCCTGGAAGACGTTCCGTTTCCCATCGATATCGTCGATGTCTTTCGTCCGCCAAACGAGATTCCCGGAATCGTCGAGCAAGCGATCAAGATTGGTGCAAAAGCCGTCTGGACCCAGCTTCGCATTATCAACTTCGAGGCCGCCGAGCAGGCGAGGGCCGCGGGTCTGGAGGCGATCGTCGATAAGTGCGTGAAGATGGAGCACGGACGCTACGGTGGAATGCTCCATTGGGCGGGCATGAATACCGAGGTCATCTCGGCCCAGCGTCGAAAGTTTAAGCGGTAA